A window of Candidatus Polarisedimenticolia bacterium genomic DNA:
AGGCCGGAGAGCGTTCGAGAAGCTTCTGGGGTTTCGCGTTCCGCTGCGCATCCGGCTGCGTCGCGTCTATCGCGCCCATACGCGGGTCGGCTACCTGGGAGGCATCGCGGTTCTCACGGCGCTGCTGCTTTCCGCTCTTCTGCACCTGACCTGGAGTGCCGGGGCTGCCCCATGGATCCTTGCTTTGCTGGGGATCCTCGGGCTGGTTCCCGCTTCGGACATCGCGGTTTCCCTCGTTCATCGACTGGTGCCAATTCTTCTGCCGCCCCGACTTCTTCCCAAGCTCGACCTCACCCAGGGCGTGCCTCCGGCTCTTCGAACTCTCATCGTCGTGCCCACGATGCTCACGCGCCTCGAGGATGTCGATGGACAGATCGAGCAGATGGAGGTGCACTATCTGGCCAACCCCGAGAAAGAGTTTTACTTCGCCCTGCTTACGGACTGGGCGGACGCGACCGCCGAGAAGATGCCCGGCGACGAGGATCTCCTCGCCGCAGCGAGGGCGGGAATCGCGCGTCTCAACTCGCGCTATGGAAATTCCCCGGAGGGCGGCGAGCGATTTCTCCTGTTGCACCGCCGGCGTCTCTGGAACGCCGAGCAAGGCAAGTGGATCGGGTGGGAGAGAAAGCGCGGGAAGCTCCATGAGATGAACCGGCTGCTGCGCGGCGCGGCGGACACCACGTTCATGGCAGTCAACGGCAAGCCACCCACGGTGCCGGAGGGCGTTCGCTACGTCATCACCCTGGATGCCGACACGCGACTGCCCATGGGGATCGCCCGCCGCCTGGTCGGAGCGATGGCACACCCGTTGAACCGGCCGCGCTTCGACCCCCGGGCGGGGCGGGTCGTCGAGGGCTACGCGATCCTGCAGCCCAGGCTCACGCCGTCCCTCCCGACGGGATTGGGGAGCACGATCTACCAGCGGATCATCTCCGGTCCCGGAGGGGTGGATCCTTACGCGGCCGCGATCTCCGATGTGTATCAGGATCTGTTCGGCGAAGGGTCGTACACCGGGAAAGGCATCTATGACGTCGACGCCTTCGAAGCGTCCCTGGAGGGGAAGGTCCCGGAGAATGCCCTGCTCAGCCACGACCTGTTCGAGAGCGCGTTCGCGCGCGCCGGACTGACGACCGACCTGGAGCTCTTCGAGGAGTTCCCCACCAACTACGACGTGGCGGCGCACCGCAACCACCGATGGGTGCGGGGTGACTGGCAGCTCCTGCCCTGGATCCTGGGCACAGCGCGGGATGCTTCGGGCGGCACCGTCAGGATTCCGCACCATGCACGCTGGAAGATGGTGGACAACCTGCGGCGCAGCCTTGCCGCGCCTTCGGCCTTCCTGGTGGCCGTGGCCTCGTGGACCCTCCCGGCGGTTTCTCCGCTCCTTTGGACCGGCCTGTTCGTGGGCTCCATCGTCGTGCCGGCGGCAATCCCGATTCTGGACGGCTTCATTCCCCAACGCCGGGGATTCTCCAAGCGAAGCCACCTGCGAGCCGTGGGCGACGACATCCAGGTGGCCGCCTCGCAGACGCTCCTGACCCTCACCATGCTGGCCCATCAGGCGTGGCTCATGGCGGACGCCATCAGCCGAACTCTGGTCCGGCTTTACATCACGAAGCGAAACCTTCTGGAGTGGGTGACGGCCGCGCAAGCGAGCCAGGCAGCCGACCTGAGACTTCGCGTCTTCGCCTGGCGGCTCCGCTGGGGCATGCTGCTCGCAGCCGGAGCGGGATTGTCCTTCGTGGTGCTCAAGCCTTCGGCCTGGCCCGTGGCCCTGCCATTCGTTCTCCTCTGGCTGACGTCGCCCGCGTTCGCCTGGCGCATCAGCGTCCCTCCGAAGATCACGACGTCGCAGGTCCTCTCCCCCGCGGAAACACGCGCCTTTCGGCTTATCGCCCGCCGGACCTGGCGCTTCTTCGAGACGTTCGTGGACGAGCGGAACCATGCCCTTCCGCCGGACAACCTCCAGGAGGGTCCCGACGTCGTGGCCCACCGCACCTCACCGACAAACCTGGGGCTCTATCTCCTCAGCACGACGGTCGCCCGTGATTTCGGCTGGATTGGAACTCTGGAAACGGTGGAACGGCTCGAGGAGACGCTGCGGACCATGGGCGGATTGCACCGCATCCGGGGTCACTTCCTCAACTGGTACGATACCCTCGACCTGCGGCCGCTGGAGCCGCAATACGTGTCCACGGTCGACAGCGGCAACCTGGCAGGCTATCTGATCGCCTTGTCCCAGGCCTGCCGCGAGCGCATGCACTTCCCCCACGCAGGTCAGGAAGTCCTTGACGGGATCCGGGACGCTCTGCATCTGCTGCTCGATTCGATGGAAACGGTCGAGCTTTCGGGCCGGGCGCAGACGGTCACGGCAGCGCAGCTGCACGAGGCCCTGGAGGCGACGGCGGTCGCGCTGGTGGATTTTCCGGCCGCGATGCCCGAGCGGCTCCAACGCTTCCACCAGCTCGAATCTCGAGCAGACAATCTGCTGGACATCGCGCGTACGCTCGCCGGCGAGCACCACGATGACTCTCGTTCCGAAATCCTGATCTGGGCCGGCGCCGTCCATGCCTCGGTCAGGAGCCATGTCCGTGATCTGCAGCTCCAGGAGGGTATCCTTGCGGCCCGGCTCTCCGTCATCGCCGCGCTCGCCGAAGAGATGGTCCATGCCATGGACTTCCAGTTCCTGTTCGATCCGACCAGCAAGCTCTTCTCCCTCGGCTATCGCGTTGCCGACAGCACGCTCGATCCCGGCAGGTACGACCTGCTGGCCTCCGAGTCCCGGCTGGCAAGCTTCCTGGCCATCGCCAAGGGCGACGTGCCGCCCCAGCATTGGTTCCATCTCGGCCGCTCTCTCACGCCCATCGGGCAAGGTGCCGCTCTGGTCTCCTGGTCCGGGTCCATGTTCGAGTACCTCATGCCGATGCTGGTGATGTCGCAGCCACCCCACAGCCTGCTCGACCTCACGTGCCGCCTCGTGGTCGGACGCCAGATCCGCTATGGAGCGGAGCGCGGAGTCCCATGGGGAGTCTCGGAATCGGCCTACAACCTGCGGGACGCGGAGCTCACCTATCAATACTCCGCATTCGGGGTCCCGGGCCTGGGGCTGAAGCGTGGGCTGTTCGAAGACGTGGTGGTGGCCCCCTACGCCACCGCGCTCGCCGCCTTGATCGATTCCGGCGCCGCCTTGGAGAATTTCATCCGGCTCGAGCAGGCAGGAGCGCGAGGTGCCTACGGCTTCTACGAAGCGCTCGATTACACCCCCTCGAGGCTGCCCAAGAAGACTTCCGTCGCGGTGGTACGCGCCTACATGGCGCATCACCAGGGGATGACGCTCATCTCTCTGGGGAACGTGGTGAATGACGGAGTGACGCGGAAGCGCTTTCATGGCCATCCCATGGTCCAGGCGGCAGAGCTCCTGCTCCAGGAGCGCACACCGCGCGCCGTGGCCATCACCCGGCCGCGGGCCGAGGAGGTCCGGGTCGCCACCCTCGTGCGGGAGCTGCTTCCCCCCACCTTGCGGCGCCTCGACTCGCCGCACGACATCACTCCCCGCACGCATCTTCTTTCCAACGGGCGATACACCGTCATGATCACGGCGGCGGGGGCCGGGTTCAGCCGGTGGCGCGATCTCGCCGTGACCCGCTGGCGCGAGGACACGACACGTGACTGCTGGGGGACCTTTGTCTTTTTCCGGGACGTGCAGACCGGTGGCATCTGGTCCGCCGGCTTCCAGCCCAGCGGGACCGCCGCCGGCCACTACGAGGTCGTCTACTCGGAGGACCGTGCCAGCATCACGCAGAGGGATCGCTCCCTCGCGATTACCCTCGAAATCCTGGTCTCAGCCGAGGACGACGCCGAGCTGCGCCGATTGACCGTGACCAATCTGGAAAACCGCGACCGCGAGATTGATTTCACGTCCTATGCCGAGATCGTGCTGGCTCCGCAGTCCCAGGACGAAGCCCACCCCGCCTTTTCCAACTTCTTCGTGCAATCGGAGTTCGTTGCCCATCTCGGCGCCTTGCTGGTGGCGCGGCGTCCGCGCTCGGCCGAGGAGCGCCCGGTATGGCTCGCCCACCTGGCGGCTCTGGAAGGCGAGAGCGTCCACGCCCCACAGTACGAAAGTGACCGGGCACGCTTTCTGGGACGCGGACGCGGAATCCGGGCGCCGATCTCCGTGGTCGACGGGGGCCCCCTGACCAACACGGCGGGGACGGTGCTGGATCCGATCGTGAGCCTTCGGCACCGCCTGGCGCTGCCGGCTCAGGCGTCGATCCGCATCGGGTACACCACGCTTCTGGCCGATTCACGGGAGGAGGCGCTGCAGATCGCCGAGAAGTATCGTCAGCCGGCAACGTTCGAGCGCGAAAGCACTTTGGCATGGACACGGGCCCAGGTCCAGCTGCATCACTTGCGGATCACGCAGGATGAGGCGCATCTCTTCCAGCGCCTGGCCAATCGACTGCTCTACGCCGATCCCACGCTGCGCGCGGCGCCCCAGGTCCTGGCGGCGAACCGCCGCGGGGCGGCGGGCCTCTGGGCCTACGGCATTTCCGGAGACCTGCCGATCGCGCTCGTGCGGATCGAGCGGGACGAAGAGCGGGACGTCGTGAGGCAGCTCCTGCAGGCCCATGAGTACTGGGGGTTGAAGGGGGCTCCCGCCGATCTGGTGATCCTCAACGCGCGAGGCTCCTCCTACGCCCAGGACCTCCAGCAGTCGATCGAAACCATGGTGCGGGTGAGCCGATCCACGGCGGGCCGCGAAGCGCACGCGGAGCGAGGATCCGTCTTCGTGCTCCGCGAGGATCTCCTGCCCGCACAGGATCTGATCCTGCTGCGCGCCGCGGCGCGCCTGCTCATCGTGGCCAGCCGGGGCTCGCTCTCCGAGCAGGTGATTCGTCTGGAGCGGCCGCGACCGGCCTTGTTCCGGCCGCGACCGCCGCGCGAGACGGCTGCGGCACAATCCCCTCCCACCCTGGAGCTGGAGTTCTTCAACGGACTGGGGGGATTCACGCCCGATGGCCGCGAATATGTCATCGCCCTGGGCAAAGGGCAATGGACACCGGCCCCCTGGATCAACGTGGTGGCCAACCCGAGTTTCGGCTTCCAGGTCTCGGAGTCAGGCTCGGGGTACGTCTGGTCGGGGAACAGCCGGGAGAACAAGCTGACGCCATGGTCCAACGATCCGGTCAGCGACGCTCCGGGCGAGACCCTGTACGTGCGCGACGAAGACAGCGGATTGCTGTGGGGGCCCACCTGCCTTCCGATCCGCGAGGAGGCCTGGCCCTATGTCATCCGACACGGGCAGGGGTACAGCCGCTTCGAGCACAGCTCGCACGGCATCAGGCTGGATCTCCTGATGCTCGTGCCGCCCCGCGACCCGGTCAAGATCTCCCGCCTCACTCTGGAGAATCTCTCCGGCCGCAAGCGGCGGCTCTCGGTCACCGCCTATGCGGAGTGGGTCCTGGGGGTGGCGCGCGGCGGCTCCGTCCCCGGCGTGGTCACCGACCTCGACCCCGAGACCGGAGCCCTGTTCGCCACCAACCCCTGGAACGCCGATTTCGCGGAGCGGGTCGCGTTTGCCGACCTCGGAGGCCTCCAGAGATCCTGGACGGGCGATCGCCTCGAGTTCCTGGGCCGCAACGCGAGTCTCGATCATCCCGAATCCCTGGAGCGCGGCCTGCCCTTCACGGGAAAGACCGGAGCGGGTCTGGATCCGTGCGCGGCGCTGCAGACCCTCGTCGAGCTCGAGCCCGGCGAACGTGCTCAGGTGCTGTTCCTCCTGGGACAGGGTCAGAGCCGCGAGGAGTGCCGAGCCCTGATCGTACGCTATCGCGCCATGAGCTGCGATCGGGTTCTGCGCGACATCGAGGAGCACTGGAACTCTCTGCTCGACGCGGTACAGGTGAAGACTCCGAATCGCTCCATGGATCTCATGCTCAATCGCTGGCTCCTCTATCAGACTCTCTCGTGCCGCATCTGGTCCCGATCGGCGCTCTACCAATCGGGCGGGGCGTACGGCTTCCGCGATCAGCTCCAGGACGTCATGGCCCTGGCGGCGGTCCGGCCCGATATCCTGCGCGAGCACATCTTGCGGGCGGCCGCCCGGCAGTTCAGGGAGGGAGACGTCCAGCACTGGTGGCACCCCCCCACGGGCCGTGGGGTGAGGACGCGAATCTCCGACGACCGGCTCTGGCTTTCGTATGCCGTGGCCCACTATCTCGAGACGAACGAGGACTCGGCAGTGCTCGGCGAAGCGATTCCGTGGCTCGAAGGAGCGCAGCTCGAGGACAGGCAGCAGGAGGCCTATTTCGCGCCCACGGAATCGGAGGAACGGGCGACGCTGTTCGAGCATTGCGCGCGGGCCCTGGATCGGAGTCTCGAGGTGGGAAGCCACGGCCTCCCCCTCATCGGCGCCGGGGACTGGAACGACGGCATGAACCGTGTCGGCTACGAGGGCCGGGGAGAGAGCGTTTGGCTGGGCTGGTTTCTCCTGGCCAACTTGCGGGAGTTCATCCCGCTCGCCGAGCGGCGGGGCGAGGTGGAGCGTGCGGCGCGATGGCGGATGAAAGCCGACTCGATCCAGGCTTCGCTCGAGCGGGAGGCATGGGACGGGGAGTGGTACAAACGCGCCTTCTTCGATGATGGAACACCGCTGGGCACGGCGGCGGGCGAAGAATGCCGGATCGACTCGATCTCCCAGTCCTGGGCGGTTCTCTCCGGCGCCGGCAACCTGGATCGGGCGCGCCAGGCCATGACATCCGTGGCGCGTCAGCTCGTCCGGCCCGCCGACCGGCTTCTGCTGCTGCTCACCCCGCCGTTCAACCGGACGCCCCTCGACCCGGGGTACATCAAAGGATATCCCCCGGGAATCCGGGAAAACGGCGGGCAATACACCCATGCCGCGATCTGGTCGGTGATCGCTTTTGCCGAGATGGGTGACGGCGACAAGGCCGGCGAGCTGTTCGACCTGTTGAATCCCATCCGCCATACGAGCAGTCGTGCCGAGGTTCGAAAATACAAGGTGGAGCCGTACGCCGTGGCCGCTGACGTCTACTCCGAACCTCCTCACGTGGGACGCGGGGGATGGACCTGGTACACGGGGGCTGCGGGATGGCTGCACCGGGCGGGCCTCGAGTGGATTCTCGGCTTACGGAAGCGAGGCTCCGCTCTGCGAATCGATCCCTGCATTCCCCGGGCGTGGAAAGGGTTCGAGATCACCTATCGTCACGGACGCACGATTTACCGGATCACGGTCGAGAACCCGAGGGGAGCCTGCCGGGGAGTATCCCGAATCAGCCTT
This region includes:
- a CDS encoding glucoamylase family protein, whose product is MKAATLVFDDNSPVEEAIRAEIFGIERLEQHAESLAAAHAVAGKPARGRNLLARVRENASVLLAGYRNIADTVLANQEITPAAEWILDNFHVVDEQLRGIRDHLPGSYYRKLPRIAAGHLAGYPRVYGLAWAYVAHTDSRFEMETLQRFVRAYERVQPLTIGEIWAVAIHLRVALVENLRRLSQLIIRSRQGRARADELADSLLGFGDQTPDPPDEILSSLGETPVDRAFAVQFVQRLRGQDPSTMPALVWLEARLSAQGTSPDEAVAQEHQAQAAANVTVRNIITSMRWISSIHWPEFFESVSLVDEILRTAPGFAAMDFATRDAYRARIELLSRGSKRSEIQVAREAVLLARGAGGENGQAVLLPDVPGRAEKDPGYYLLAGGRRAFEKLLGFRVPLRIRLRRVYRAHTRVGYLGGIAVLTALLLSALLHLTWSAGAAPWILALLGILGLVPASDIAVSLVHRLVPILLPPRLLPKLDLTQGVPPALRTLIVVPTMLTRLEDVDGQIEQMEVHYLANPEKEFYFALLTDWADATAEKMPGDEDLLAAARAGIARLNSRYGNSPEGGERFLLLHRRRLWNAEQGKWIGWERKRGKLHEMNRLLRGAADTTFMAVNGKPPTVPEGVRYVITLDADTRLPMGIARRLVGAMAHPLNRPRFDPRAGRVVEGYAILQPRLTPSLPTGLGSTIYQRIISGPGGVDPYAAAISDVYQDLFGEGSYTGKGIYDVDAFEASLEGKVPENALLSHDLFESAFARAGLTTDLELFEEFPTNYDVAAHRNHRWVRGDWQLLPWILGTARDASGGTVRIPHHARWKMVDNLRRSLAAPSAFLVAVASWTLPAVSPLLWTGLFVGSIVVPAAIPILDGFIPQRRGFSKRSHLRAVGDDIQVAASQTLLTLTMLAHQAWLMADAISRTLVRLYITKRNLLEWVTAAQASQAADLRLRVFAWRLRWGMLLAAGAGLSFVVLKPSAWPVALPFVLLWLTSPAFAWRISVPPKITTSQVLSPAETRAFRLIARRTWRFFETFVDERNHALPPDNLQEGPDVVAHRTSPTNLGLYLLSTTVARDFGWIGTLETVERLEETLRTMGGLHRIRGHFLNWYDTLDLRPLEPQYVSTVDSGNLAGYLIALSQACRERMHFPHAGQEVLDGIRDALHLLLDSMETVELSGRAQTVTAAQLHEALEATAVALVDFPAAMPERLQRFHQLESRADNLLDIARTLAGEHHDDSRSEILIWAGAVHASVRSHVRDLQLQEGILAARLSVIAALAEEMVHAMDFQFLFDPTSKLFSLGYRVADSTLDPGRYDLLASESRLASFLAIAKGDVPPQHWFHLGRSLTPIGQGAALVSWSGSMFEYLMPMLVMSQPPHSLLDLTCRLVVGRQIRYGAERGVPWGVSESAYNLRDAELTYQYSAFGVPGLGLKRGLFEDVVVAPYATALAALIDSGAALENFIRLEQAGARGAYGFYEALDYTPSRLPKKTSVAVVRAYMAHHQGMTLISLGNVVNDGVTRKRFHGHPMVQAAELLLQERTPRAVAITRPRAEEVRVATLVRELLPPTLRRLDSPHDITPRTHLLSNGRYTVMITAAGAGFSRWRDLAVTRWREDTTRDCWGTFVFFRDVQTGGIWSAGFQPSGTAAGHYEVVYSEDRASITQRDRSLAITLEILVSAEDDAELRRLTVTNLENRDREIDFTSYAEIVLAPQSQDEAHPAFSNFFVQSEFVAHLGALLVARRPRSAEERPVWLAHLAALEGESVHAPQYESDRARFLGRGRGIRAPISVVDGGPLTNTAGTVLDPIVSLRHRLALPAQASIRIGYTTLLADSREEALQIAEKYRQPATFERESTLAWTRAQVQLHHLRITQDEAHLFQRLANRLLYADPTLRAAPQVLAANRRGAAGLWAYGISGDLPIALVRIERDEERDVVRQLLQAHEYWGLKGAPADLVILNARGSSYAQDLQQSIETMVRVSRSTAGREAHAERGSVFVLREDLLPAQDLILLRAAARLLIVASRGSLSEQVIRLERPRPALFRPRPPRETAAAQSPPTLELEFFNGLGGFTPDGREYVIALGKGQWTPAPWINVVANPSFGFQVSESGSGYVWSGNSRENKLTPWSNDPVSDAPGETLYVRDEDSGLLWGPTCLPIREEAWPYVIRHGQGYSRFEHSSHGIRLDLLMLVPPRDPVKISRLTLENLSGRKRRLSVTAYAEWVLGVARGGSVPGVVTDLDPETGALFATNPWNADFAERVAFADLGGLQRSWTGDRLEFLGRNASLDHPESLERGLPFTGKTGAGLDPCAALQTLVELEPGERAQVLFLLGQGQSREECRALIVRYRAMSCDRVLRDIEEHWNSLLDAVQVKTPNRSMDLMLNRWLLYQTLSCRIWSRSALYQSGGAYGFRDQLQDVMALAAVRPDILREHILRAAARQFREGDVQHWWHPPTGRGVRTRISDDRLWLSYAVAHYLETNEDSAVLGEAIPWLEGAQLEDRQQEAYFAPTESEERATLFEHCARALDRSLEVGSHGLPLIGAGDWNDGMNRVGYEGRGESVWLGWFLLANLREFIPLAERRGEVERAARWRMKADSIQASLEREAWDGEWYKRAFFDDGTPLGTAAGEECRIDSISQSWAVLSGAGNLDRARQAMTSVARQLVRPADRLLLLLTPPFNRTPLDPGYIKGYPPGIRENGGQYTHAAIWSVIAFAEMGDGDKAGELFDLLNPIRHTSSRAEVRKYKVEPYAVAADVYSEPPHVGRGGWTWYTGAAGWLHRAGLEWILGLRKRGSALRIDPCIPRAWKGFEITYRHGRTIYRITVENPRGACRGVSRISLDGTQLPGESPVPLSDDGGEHQVRVVLG